A window from Acropora palmata chromosome 14, jaAcrPala1.3, whole genome shotgun sequence encodes these proteins:
- the LOC141865818 gene encoding uncharacterized protein LOC141865818 isoform X2: MHFSGQKNSLKESIVTKLALRETTGNLQPLSRANRLRFYKKCPQRLCVPLENILDVNGELEEGHVILGFTKSGKYLISYCLKIESDDASPVPCYHYSLHWWQFDQQSPLIQVFNVALFEKDEIHQDLHIMVAESQDESMFVIYGEIYSAKDDQSRQCYVTVCAAPSSCPCNGCMSTKQCLKHSFVMYFNYDLFPPFPIFNPSISLKMEDTVLINTGDFLMALKVLTFDSCGSQFLDDLKMSFMGDSLKGDQPTEGISNMDCSQKVDKTGICFHCSSEECVHNQNAKCDHNFKRITISELSSTNGGFGSRLDCNDEEDVLCASSKPDFMRTPFENRHTVVSNFVNQLNQIHLKKAGLCDAEKDRLLSFQEYPSTNHQGGHLDATARQAETNDEKESSGLNQPINGTVGCSSMENCTGTSENGNKTQGINIVKQCINNKVADNSSTCQMESRKSELDSEILDCNENSISEKCCLDSQCRRECHTCSCSCTVSSHPPVLNNDNLTSSILKVYTASAVANNSDLNDFYEEFDMYDGSLPITVTTRNGRALKQIGKLNKNNPSSLSNDSLMKLLDSRGLSEQVLTIHQMTLDLEQCINAMIQAHEGLRDCYKSLRDYDVQVVGVCPDSGVVIVLARILVYTRQGQQPVCYGLPVSPRIFERTRKRHKLEWRSPFVRSEQKTRFFQYFFQVWSASTDCPQD; encoded by the exons ATGCATTTTTCGggacaaaaaaattcactgaAAGAGAGCATTGTGACAAAACTCGCCTTGAGGGAA ACGACAGGCAACTTGCAGCCACTCTCGCGTGCAAACCGACTCCGCTTTTACAAGAAATGTCCGCAGCGATTATGCGTTCCACTTGAAAACATACTAGATGTGAATGGAGAGCTTGAGGAggg ACATGTCATTCTTGGTTTTACTAAGAGTGGCAAATACCTCATATCGTATTGCCTGAAAATTGAGAGCGACGATGCCAGTCCAGTGCCTTGCTATCATTACTCACTGCATTGGTGGCAGTTTGATCAACAGAGTCCTTTAATTCAG GTTTTCAATGTGGCTTTGTTTGAGAAAGATGAAATACACCAGGATCTGCATATCATGGTTGCTGAAAGCCAAGATGAATCCATGTTTGTGATCTATGGTGAAAT ATACTCTGCAAAGGATGATCAAAGTCGGCAGTGTTATGTCACAGTCTGTGCTGCACCCTCGTCCTGCCCGTGCAATGGTTGTATGTCCACGAAGCAATGCTTAAAACATTCATTTGTGATGTATTTTAACTATGACCTTTTTCCGCCATTTCCAATTTTCAACCCCTCAATAAGTCTGAAAATGGAGGACACAGTTCTCATCAACACAGGAGACTTCCTCATGGCACTAAAGGTGTTAACCTTTGACAGCTGTGGCAGCCAATTTTTAGATGATCTTAAGATGTCATTTATGGGGGATTCTCTCAAAGGAGACCAGCCAACAGAGGGAATCTCAAATATGGATTGCTCTCAAAAGGTGGACAAAACTggtatttgttttcattgctcTTCTGAAGAATGTGTTCACAATCAAAATGCCAAGTGTGATCATAATTTTAAGAGGATTACAATTTCTGAATTGTCCAGTACTAATGGTGGGTTTGGTTCAAGGTTAGATTGTAATGATGAGGAGGACGTCCTCTGTGCTTCTTCTAAACCTGATTTCATGAGAACCCCCTTTGAAAACAGGCACACTGTAGTGTCTAACTTTGTCAaccaattaaatcaaatccatCTCAAAAAGGCCGGTTTATgtgatgctgaaaaagatagGCTGCTATCTTTTCAAGAATATCCCTCCACAAATCATCAAGGGGGGCATCTTGATGCAACTGCAAGACAAGCAGAAACgaatgatgaaaaagaaagtagTGGCTTGAACCAGCCAATCAATGGTACTGTTGGGTGTAGCTCAATGGAGAATTGCACAGGCACTTCTGAAAATGGGAATAAAACTCAGGGAATAAATATTGTGAAACAATGTATCAACAACAAAGTTGCAGATAACTCAAGCACCTGTCAAATGGAATCAAGGAAATCAGAATTGGACTCAGAGATTTTGGACTGCAATGAGAATAGCATTTCTGAGAAGTGCTGTCTTGACTCGCAGTGCAGGAGAGAGTGCCATACATGCAGTTGCTCTTGCACTGTGTCCAGTCACCCACCAGTACTTAACAACGACAACTTGACATCGTCAATACTCAAAGTGTACACAGCGTCAGCTGTAGCTAATAACAGTGATTTAAATGACTTCTATGAAGAGTTTGATATGTACGATGGATCTCTTCCAATCACAGTAACAACTCGAAATGGCAGGGCTTTGAAGCAAATCggaaaactgaacaaaaacaacccAAGTTCGTTGTCAAATGATTCACTGATGAAATTGCTTGACAGTCGAGGGCTGAGTGAACAGGTATTGACCATCCATCAAATGACACTTGACTTAGAGCAGTGTATTAATGCAATGATTCAAGCTCATGAAGGCCTCAGAGACTGTTACAAGTCCCTTAGGGACTATGATGTGCAAGTAGTGGGTGTGTGTCCAGATAGTGGTGTAGTCATTGTCTTGGCCAGAATTTTGGTGTACACTCGCCAAGGCCAACAACCTGTATGTTACGGCCTTCCTGTTAGCCCAAG
- the LOC141865818 gene encoding uncharacterized protein LOC141865818 isoform X1, whose product MHFSGQKNSLKESIVTKLALRETTGNLQPLSRANRLRFYKKCPQRLCVPLENILDVNGELEEGHVILGFTKSGKYLISYCLKIESDDASPVPCYHYSLHWWQFDQQSPLIQVFNVALFEKDEIHQDLHIMVAESQDESMFVIYGEIYSAKDDQSRQCYVTVCAAPSSCPCNGCMSTKQCLKHSFVMYFNYDLFPPFPIFNPSISLKMEDTVLINTGDFLMALKVLTFDSCGSQFLDDLKMSFMGDSLKGDQPTEGISNMDCSQKVDKTGICFHCSSEECVHNQNAKCDHNFKRITISELSSTNGGFGSRLDCNDEEDVLCASSKPDFMRTPFENRHTVVSNFVNQLNQIHLKKAGLCDAEKDRLLSFQEYPSTNHQGGHLDATARQAETNDEKESSGLNQPINGTVGCSSMENCTGTSENGNKTQGINIVKQCINNKVADNSSTCQMESRKSELDSEILDCNENSISEKCCLDSQCRRECHTCSCSCTVSSHPPVLNNDNLTSSILKVYTASAVANNSDLNDFYEEFDMYDGSLPITVTTRNGRALKQIGKLNKNNPSSLSNDSLMKLLDSRGLSEQVLTIHQMTLDLEQCINAMIQAHEGLRDCYKSLRDYDVQVVGVCPDSGVVIVLARILVYTRQGQQPVCYGLPVSPSPVLQCTGFLFSWGVCRGEVRILKVFELDSYPEQKKYGTFNMAAKEASELRAKFSIPLSVSSFVQAFSNHTVFTGKSLKYLMHPFLPLVVVL is encoded by the exons ATGCATTTTTCGggacaaaaaaattcactgaAAGAGAGCATTGTGACAAAACTCGCCTTGAGGGAA ACGACAGGCAACTTGCAGCCACTCTCGCGTGCAAACCGACTCCGCTTTTACAAGAAATGTCCGCAGCGATTATGCGTTCCACTTGAAAACATACTAGATGTGAATGGAGAGCTTGAGGAggg ACATGTCATTCTTGGTTTTACTAAGAGTGGCAAATACCTCATATCGTATTGCCTGAAAATTGAGAGCGACGATGCCAGTCCAGTGCCTTGCTATCATTACTCACTGCATTGGTGGCAGTTTGATCAACAGAGTCCTTTAATTCAG GTTTTCAATGTGGCTTTGTTTGAGAAAGATGAAATACACCAGGATCTGCATATCATGGTTGCTGAAAGCCAAGATGAATCCATGTTTGTGATCTATGGTGAAAT ATACTCTGCAAAGGATGATCAAAGTCGGCAGTGTTATGTCACAGTCTGTGCTGCACCCTCGTCCTGCCCGTGCAATGGTTGTATGTCCACGAAGCAATGCTTAAAACATTCATTTGTGATGTATTTTAACTATGACCTTTTTCCGCCATTTCCAATTTTCAACCCCTCAATAAGTCTGAAAATGGAGGACACAGTTCTCATCAACACAGGAGACTTCCTCATGGCACTAAAGGTGTTAACCTTTGACAGCTGTGGCAGCCAATTTTTAGATGATCTTAAGATGTCATTTATGGGGGATTCTCTCAAAGGAGACCAGCCAACAGAGGGAATCTCAAATATGGATTGCTCTCAAAAGGTGGACAAAACTggtatttgttttcattgctcTTCTGAAGAATGTGTTCACAATCAAAATGCCAAGTGTGATCATAATTTTAAGAGGATTACAATTTCTGAATTGTCCAGTACTAATGGTGGGTTTGGTTCAAGGTTAGATTGTAATGATGAGGAGGACGTCCTCTGTGCTTCTTCTAAACCTGATTTCATGAGAACCCCCTTTGAAAACAGGCACACTGTAGTGTCTAACTTTGTCAaccaattaaatcaaatccatCTCAAAAAGGCCGGTTTATgtgatgctgaaaaagatagGCTGCTATCTTTTCAAGAATATCCCTCCACAAATCATCAAGGGGGGCATCTTGATGCAACTGCAAGACAAGCAGAAACgaatgatgaaaaagaaagtagTGGCTTGAACCAGCCAATCAATGGTACTGTTGGGTGTAGCTCAATGGAGAATTGCACAGGCACTTCTGAAAATGGGAATAAAACTCAGGGAATAAATATTGTGAAACAATGTATCAACAACAAAGTTGCAGATAACTCAAGCACCTGTCAAATGGAATCAAGGAAATCAGAATTGGACTCAGAGATTTTGGACTGCAATGAGAATAGCATTTCTGAGAAGTGCTGTCTTGACTCGCAGTGCAGGAGAGAGTGCCATACATGCAGTTGCTCTTGCACTGTGTCCAGTCACCCACCAGTACTTAACAACGACAACTTGACATCGTCAATACTCAAAGTGTACACAGCGTCAGCTGTAGCTAATAACAGTGATTTAAATGACTTCTATGAAGAGTTTGATATGTACGATGGATCTCTTCCAATCACAGTAACAACTCGAAATGGCAGGGCTTTGAAGCAAATCggaaaactgaacaaaaacaacccAAGTTCGTTGTCAAATGATTCACTGATGAAATTGCTTGACAGTCGAGGGCTGAGTGAACAGGTATTGACCATCCATCAAATGACACTTGACTTAGAGCAGTGTATTAATGCAATGATTCAAGCTCATGAAGGCCTCAGAGACTGTTACAAGTCCCTTAGGGACTATGATGTGCAAGTAGTGGGTGTGTGTCCAGATAGTGGTGTAGTCATTGTCTTGGCCAGAATTTTGGTGTACACTCGCCAAGGCCAACAACCTGTATGTTACGGCCTTCCTGTTAGCCCAAG ccCTGTGTTACAGTGCACAGGCTTTCTATTTTCTTGGGGGGTATGTCGAGGCGAAGTTCGTATCCTTAAAGTGTTCGAGTTGGACAGCTACCCAGAACAAAAGAAGTACGGAACATTCAATATGGCGGCCAAGGAAGCGAGCGAACTGCGTGCGAAATTCTCGATTCCTTTGAGCGTTTCGTCGTTTGTTCAAGCATTTTCAAACCACACTGTGTTCACTGGAAAGTCTTTGAAGTATCTGATGCATCCATTTTTGCCTCTGGTGGTGGTTCTATGA
- the LOC141865818 gene encoding uncharacterized protein LOC141865818 isoform X3 — protein sequence MHFSGQKNSLKESIVTKLALRETTGNLQPLSRANRLRFYKKCPQRLCVPLENILDVNGELEEGYSAKDDQSRQCYVTVCAAPSSCPCNGCMSTKQCLKHSFVMYFNYDLFPPFPIFNPSISLKMEDTVLINTGDFLMALKVLTFDSCGSQFLDDLKMSFMGDSLKGDQPTEGISNMDCSQKVDKTGICFHCSSEECVHNQNAKCDHNFKRITISELSSTNGGFGSRLDCNDEEDVLCASSKPDFMRTPFENRHTVVSNFVNQLNQIHLKKAGLCDAEKDRLLSFQEYPSTNHQGGHLDATARQAETNDEKESSGLNQPINGTVGCSSMENCTGTSENGNKTQGINIVKQCINNKVADNSSTCQMESRKSELDSEILDCNENSISEKCCLDSQCRRECHTCSCSCTVSSHPPVLNNDNLTSSILKVYTASAVANNSDLNDFYEEFDMYDGSLPITVTTRNGRALKQIGKLNKNNPSSLSNDSLMKLLDSRGLSEQVLTIHQMTLDLEQCINAMIQAHEGLRDCYKSLRDYDVQVVGVCPDSGVVIVLARILVYTRQGQQPVCYGLPVSPSPVLQCTGFLFSWGVCRGEVRILKVFELDSYPEQKKYGTFNMAAKEASELRAKFSIPLSVSSFVQAFSNHTVFTGKSLKYLMHPFLPLVVVL from the exons ATGCATTTTTCGggacaaaaaaattcactgaAAGAGAGCATTGTGACAAAACTCGCCTTGAGGGAA ACGACAGGCAACTTGCAGCCACTCTCGCGTGCAAACCGACTCCGCTTTTACAAGAAATGTCCGCAGCGATTATGCGTTCCACTTGAAAACATACTAGATGTGAATGGAGAGCTTGAGGAggg ATACTCTGCAAAGGATGATCAAAGTCGGCAGTGTTATGTCACAGTCTGTGCTGCACCCTCGTCCTGCCCGTGCAATGGTTGTATGTCCACGAAGCAATGCTTAAAACATTCATTTGTGATGTATTTTAACTATGACCTTTTTCCGCCATTTCCAATTTTCAACCCCTCAATAAGTCTGAAAATGGAGGACACAGTTCTCATCAACACAGGAGACTTCCTCATGGCACTAAAGGTGTTAACCTTTGACAGCTGTGGCAGCCAATTTTTAGATGATCTTAAGATGTCATTTATGGGGGATTCTCTCAAAGGAGACCAGCCAACAGAGGGAATCTCAAATATGGATTGCTCTCAAAAGGTGGACAAAACTggtatttgttttcattgctcTTCTGAAGAATGTGTTCACAATCAAAATGCCAAGTGTGATCATAATTTTAAGAGGATTACAATTTCTGAATTGTCCAGTACTAATGGTGGGTTTGGTTCAAGGTTAGATTGTAATGATGAGGAGGACGTCCTCTGTGCTTCTTCTAAACCTGATTTCATGAGAACCCCCTTTGAAAACAGGCACACTGTAGTGTCTAACTTTGTCAaccaattaaatcaaatccatCTCAAAAAGGCCGGTTTATgtgatgctgaaaaagatagGCTGCTATCTTTTCAAGAATATCCCTCCACAAATCATCAAGGGGGGCATCTTGATGCAACTGCAAGACAAGCAGAAACgaatgatgaaaaagaaagtagTGGCTTGAACCAGCCAATCAATGGTACTGTTGGGTGTAGCTCAATGGAGAATTGCACAGGCACTTCTGAAAATGGGAATAAAACTCAGGGAATAAATATTGTGAAACAATGTATCAACAACAAAGTTGCAGATAACTCAAGCACCTGTCAAATGGAATCAAGGAAATCAGAATTGGACTCAGAGATTTTGGACTGCAATGAGAATAGCATTTCTGAGAAGTGCTGTCTTGACTCGCAGTGCAGGAGAGAGTGCCATACATGCAGTTGCTCTTGCACTGTGTCCAGTCACCCACCAGTACTTAACAACGACAACTTGACATCGTCAATACTCAAAGTGTACACAGCGTCAGCTGTAGCTAATAACAGTGATTTAAATGACTTCTATGAAGAGTTTGATATGTACGATGGATCTCTTCCAATCACAGTAACAACTCGAAATGGCAGGGCTTTGAAGCAAATCggaaaactgaacaaaaacaacccAAGTTCGTTGTCAAATGATTCACTGATGAAATTGCTTGACAGTCGAGGGCTGAGTGAACAGGTATTGACCATCCATCAAATGACACTTGACTTAGAGCAGTGTATTAATGCAATGATTCAAGCTCATGAAGGCCTCAGAGACTGTTACAAGTCCCTTAGGGACTATGATGTGCAAGTAGTGGGTGTGTGTCCAGATAGTGGTGTAGTCATTGTCTTGGCCAGAATTTTGGTGTACACTCGCCAAGGCCAACAACCTGTATGTTACGGCCTTCCTGTTAGCCCAAG ccCTGTGTTACAGTGCACAGGCTTTCTATTTTCTTGGGGGGTATGTCGAGGCGAAGTTCGTATCCTTAAAGTGTTCGAGTTGGACAGCTACCCAGAACAAAAGAAGTACGGAACATTCAATATGGCGGCCAAGGAAGCGAGCGAACTGCGTGCGAAATTCTCGATTCCTTTGAGCGTTTCGTCGTTTGTTCAAGCATTTTCAAACCACACTGTGTTCACTGGAAAGTCTTTGAAGTATCTGATGCATCCATTTTTGCCTCTGGTGGTGGTTCTATGA
- the LOC141865814 gene encoding uncharacterized protein LOC141865814: MTSKDFRRSDQKRQTTHRVRSIAQRPADACLLERPERINRQSYQDNSISFLDSTSVTNQPGRMRGGRLFRQASLLAVLWLMNYQGVAKFTEAKTLLNGDGDFRNNFAPSFIEHPTGRTIKEGKLLLLVCAAKGKPRLRIRWKKNGRTINADSRIKIKLSRNSTRLRLKIKKSMPQDSGDYHCVAKNDFGLTSSIKARVEIKRKNGPQPSSGACKPYHGSVCSKFIPGDGRIFIALNNSQQQNEERILLAASVLRDYTHSNCKDSLVKFLCFHLFPPCHSGKHPKPRYLCKDGCDVLQAATCSREFRLLERRLGTSAHRTIPDCSSLSDRGNCLSIGNKTIPRRKCHHESGDVPEVELKPFDKNYPMCRDITSSSSSKLLNGRKIVKFHNKSILRLVRYVKSKILSGQILMFSESGEESTFCFATSLPLTSLVRGWKGFHKTSLLPNLRRLTNIAVPGLIVSARNSSVSEVLVPLGSAERYKVHEKVVLKNVKFYYRDQPGQGSFIAKGEYNLCGTVFKTTVEKLLDGTIKIEGFSDLPIDLSKIETVFVSASPPNWLVDAIKGTELLVLRLMKPVMEAYVTSDLVVKFSGETYFGPTTLPAYVEFFGGKLQGQDLLLAGITSPHLTINDALSMLTPLTIPYVDHLNNSRPKGSTVGITLSANTLDLLKTPYGGFNEKPLHQAFTGAIPFGLGLVTRGSLPVASQSSSEMMKLFQAVIGRESEFTVQATTDRKDIKLSWRLHNVSKKATSPFDRVEMTLKLGDTHYPGFWSTALPFMEIIDGGFYSDDRSFKPLPFTGQLIYNDDNSNIEGSFETQAAWSNAFGIEFLTAKNLKFGVSLSTNQYQKSKITGKADLQMGLNCHARGGDNGMDSIEQDCVNGNIFLGFSDIPADHFFYGTLTPVSLQKFLEICNINHKIPGVMSTIGFPEGVQISFAKEVQDLRKFGGPVLQPGFLLKGKISMLGIETNGEISLLPKEFLVNAKVTSEVPEMIDDISSMFLYDADKDHDSKLFLKARMDPVPFVKAHIDGYARLFGIFEELRMLATRDVFQIYLTTDTDKSFKISVQITTNYSSGRNHTQLSANVIFENSLSKLTRVASKQVVTLLEQEMSQIKSAKGAVQRLRRECAKTIKQDCSICNKDKLCANSLSHCTIDTEGKMNLNASRRKYDSKRGNITKTDNCQGLVMARCLATDTACFNACRFLSSKTNMTCARFQAAAASQRKGERRERWLKRAEKFMNSKLFQIHAISFKTNVSSVNLEHVFMDTSMEVTIFGEREKINGLRIDFNDFVNLSSEIAKYAWEWYEKAQPKPRHPDNRSRPPA; this comes from the exons ATTTTGCTCCCAGTTTCATAGAACACCCTACCGGTCGAACCATCAAAGAAGGCAAGCTTTTGCTACTGGTTTGTGCGGCGAAGGGTAAACCCAGGCTTCGCATTAGATGGAAGAAAAATGGCCGAACAATCAATGCTGACTctagaataaaaataaaactctcCCGAAATAGTACTCGCTTGAGGCTGAAGATCAAGAAGTCTATGCCTCAAGACTCCGGAGACTACCATTGTGTGGCGAAGAATGACTTTGGACTCACAAGCTCCATAAAGGCCAGAGTGGAAATAAAAC GAAAAAATGGTCCTCAACCCAGTAG TGGAGCTTGCAAACCATATCATGGAAGCGTTTGCTCAAAGTTCATCCCTGGTGATGGTAGAATCTTCATTGCTCTCAATAactcacaacaacaaaatgaagagCGCATTCTCTTGGCTGCTTCTGTATTGAGAGATTACACGCACTCGAATTGCAAAGATTCTCTTGTAAAGTTTCTCTGTTTCCACCTCTTCCCACCTTGTCATAGTGGCAAACATCCAAAGCCACGATACTTGTGTAAAGACGGCTGTGACGTACTTCAAGCTGCAACTTGTTCGAGAGAATTCCGCTTACTAGAGAGAAGACTTGGCACCTCAGCCCATAGAACAATCCCGGACTGCTCCTCTCTGTCCGATAGGGGGAACTGCCTTAGTATCG GAAACAAAACCATTCCAAGAAGAAAATGCCACCATGAAAGCGGAG ATGTACCAGAGGTTGAACTCAAGCCATTTGACAAGAATTATCCCATGTGCAGAGATATAACCTCAAGTTCCAGCTCCAAGTTGCTAAACGGACGAAAAATCGTTAAATTCCACAACAAAAGCATCCTTCGTCTCGTGAGATACGTGAAGTCCAAAATTTTAAGCGGGCAGATACTAATGTTTTCAGAGTCAGGCGAGGAATCAACGTTTTGTTTTGCGACCTCGCTCCCATTAACCAGTCTCGTTCGAGGATGGAAAGGTTTTCACAAGACCTCACTGCTTCCCAATCTCCGTCGACTAACCAATATAGCAGTTCCCGGGTTGATAGTTTCAGCACGAAATTCGAGCGTATCTGAGGTTCTGGTTCCTCTTGGGTCAGCGGAAAGGTACAAAGTCCATGAAAAAGTCGTCCTCAAAAACGTGAAGTTTTATTATCGTGATCAACCTGGCCAGGGCTCTTTCATTGCTAAAGGAGAATACAATCTTTGCGGAACTGTTTTCAAAACGACTGTCGAAAAGCTTCTCGACGGAACTATCAAGATCGAAGGTTTTTCGGATTTACCGATCGATTTAAGCAAAATTGAGACGGTTTTTGTCTCAGCAAGCCCGCCAAATTGGCTTGTTGATGCCATCAAAGGAACTGAGTTGCTCGTTTTAAGACTCATGAAACCAGTTATGGAAGCGTATGTAACAAGTGATTTAGTGGTCAAGTTCTCAGGAGAGACATATTTTGGTCCCACCACACTCCCTGCTTATGTTGAGTTTTTTGGCGGGAAATTACAGGGGCAGGACTTGCTTTTGGCGGGAATCACTAGTCCTCATCTCACGATCAATGACGCACTTAGCATGTTGACTCCTTTAACCATCCCGTACGTCGATCATTTGAACAATTCAAGGCCCAAGGGCTCCACT GTTGGAATCACTTTATCAGCGAACACATTGGACCTGCTAAAGACTCCCTATGGCGGGTTCAACGAGAAACCACTGCACCAGGCCTTTACTGGGGCAATTCCGTTTGGGCTGGGTCTGGTGACGAGAGGCTCACTCCCAGTGGCATCACAAAGCAgcagtgaaatgatgaaaCTGTTTCAG GCTGTGATCGGTCGAGAAAGCGAGTTTACAGTCCAAGCAACAACGGATCGGAAGGACATAAAGCTGTCTTGGCGTTTGCACAATGTTTCCAAAAAAGCCACTTCTCCGTTTGACAGAGTGGAAATGACACTGAAG CTTGGCGACACACATTATCCTGGTTTCTGGTCAACCGCTTTGCCTTTTATGGAAATTATCGATGGTGGTTTTTATAGCGACGATAGAAGCTTTAAGCCCCTGCCATTCACTGGTCAGCTGATTTACAACGATGACAACTCCAACATTGAGGGAAGCTTTGAAACACAAGCAGCGTGGAGCAATGCATTTGGCATCGAGTTCTTGACGgcaaagaacttaaaatttgG AGTTTCATTGTCAACGAACCAATACCAGAAAAGCAAAATCACAGGAAAGGCCGACCTTCAAATGGGTTTGAACTGTCATGCAAGAGGTGGCGATAATGGCATGGACTCTATCGAG CAAGACTGTGTTAACGGCAACATCTTCTTGGGATTTTCGGACATCCCCGCTGACCACTTTTTCTACGGCACATTGACTCCTGTTAGCTTACAGAAGTTTCTGGAAATTTGCAACATCAATCACAAAATCCCGGGTGTCATGTCAACGATCGGATTTCCAGAAGGCGTTCAG atATCTTTCGCCAAAGAAGTTCAAGACCTTAGAAAATTCGGAGGTCCTGTTTTACAGCCGGGATTTCTTCTGAAGGGGAAGATAAGCATGCTGGGAATCGAGACAAACGgagaaatttctcttcttccGAAAGAG TTTCTGGTTAATGCAAAAGTGACGTCAGAGGTTCCGGAAATGATCGATGACATCTCATCCATGTTTTTGTACGATGCCGATAAGGATCATGACTCGAAGCTCTTTCTCAAAGCGCGCATGGACCCTGTTCCCTTTGTAAAG GCACACATCGATGGCTACGCTCGTCTGTTTGGGATATTCGAGGAACTGCGTATGCTCGCCACCCGTGATGTCTTCCAGATCTATTTGACGACGGACACTGACAAGTCATTCAAAATTAGTGTACAAATTACCACAAACTACAGCTCAGGCCGCAATCACACACAGCTCAGTGCCAATGTGATCTTTGAGAACAGCTTGTCCAAG TTGACGCGCGTGGCTTCAAAACAAGTGGTGACCTTGTTGGAACAAGAAATGTCACAAATCAAGTCAGCGAAAGGAGCAGTACAACGCCTGAGAAGGGAATGTGCGAAAACCATCAAACAGGACTGCTCTATTTGCAATAAAGACAAACTCTGTGCTAACTCTCTCTCGCACTGCACAATCGACACAGAGGGGAAGATGAATTTGAACGCTTCACGGCGGAAATACGATTCAAAGCGAGGCAACATTACAAAAACCGACAATTGCCAGGGGTTGGTTATGGCGCGGTGCCTCGCAACCGATACCGCGTGCTTCAACGCTTGCAGATTCCTcagttcaaaaacaaacatgacATGCGCGAGATTCCAAGCAGCTGCAGCATCTCAGAGGAAAGGAGAACGACGAGAACGATGGCTGAAGCGAGCAGAAAAGTTTATGAACAGCAAGCTGTTTCAAATTCACGCAATTTCCTTTAAAACTAATGTTTCCTCGGTGAACCTTGAGCACGTCTTTATGGACACCTCGATGGAAGTGACCATCTTTGGAGAGAGGGAAAAGATCAATGGACTACGTATTGATTTCAACGACTTCGTTAACTTGTCTTCTGAGATCGCAAAATACGCGTGGGAATGGTACGAGAAGGCTCAACCGAAACCTCGTCACCCTGACAACAGATCGAGGCCCCCAGCGTAA